The following proteins are encoded in a genomic region of Drosophila willistoni isolate 14030-0811.24 chromosome 3R, UCI_dwil_1.1, whole genome shotgun sequence:
- the LOC6648180 gene encoding uncharacterized protein LOC6648180 encodes MTTSDEMGGNFCHDHIQHPLMWCDEKKRLVERKNAEESLRMWRRRKAEECARKEKDKQEYYDLFHQHCPWGRPGGGAPNIEVRRKDITAVGLHSTPTVTTAHRMNSLQPCRYNDYFSMQKKCSNNPLAAYHHHHHHHPPPGPPPGGRLAHAHSIHHLQESGPRSSTVTICERELPPPKARHPAGESLQIQLKEHPSMSFRNKGHVDIELRYQKPSPPCKGKPPLLDKIVVSESEGPPCPPPPQPPGHCPLQEKLATQKKRLQAKLEKPPCKEPWGKAGPGGKPWRSHKEVGNCFMKSLGWTNKEMLKELDQDNPVTPAEKNTFRKSRTNHKQQPKPQRCCERCTCTCPAMNSPQKPVVVVGPKKVSSCPSPPKVVMHHHLKPQECGKTVKLCPRMGRAAHCPGSNGATSTATPDASTADNNGNGGGVELVPLLARRRGLHRPISLSSTDVTKRTPSHDRYASKHPNKIKCINSIIKNISHMKRLPKLPCCHGNNCPTATFNAGCCLKRLIVHIR; translated from the exons ATGACAACCAGTGATGAAATGGGTGGCAATTTCTGTCATGACCATATCCAACATCCGTTGATGTGGTGCGATGAGAAGAAGCGTTTAGTTGAGCGCAAAAACGCCGAGGAAAGTTTACGTATGTGGAGACGTCGCAAGGCCGAGGAATGCGCCCGCAAGGAGAAGGACAAACAGGAG TATTACGATCTTTTTCATCAACATTGTCCTTGGGGTCGGCCAGGTGGTGGTGCACCCAATATTGAAGTGCGACGCAAGGACATTACGGCCGTCGGCCTTCATTCGACGCCCACTGTG ACCACTGCTCACAGGATGAACTCACTGCAGCCATGCCGCTACAATGATTACTTCTCGATGCAAAAGAAATGCAGCAATAATCCACTGGCTgcttatcatcatcatcatcaccatcatccgCCTCCGGGACCACCGCCAGGGGGTCGTTTGGCCCATGCCCATTCCATACATCATCTGCAGGAGAGCGGACCACGTAGCAGCACTGTCACCATTTGCGAACGGGAATTGCCACCACCGAAAGCGAGGCACCCAGCGGGTGAGAGTCTTCAGATACAACTGAAAGAGCATCCATCAATGTCTTTTCGCAATAAAGGACATGTGGATATTGAATTGCGTTACCAGAAGCCCTCGCCTCCATGCAAGGGCAAGCCGCCGTTGCTCGACAAGATTGTGGTCAGTGAGAGTGAAGGGCCGCCGTGTCCTCCGCCTCCCCAGCCTCCCGGCCACTGTCCATTGCAAGAGAAACTGGCCACACAGAAGAAGCGTTTGCAGGCCAAACTGGAAAAGCCG CCCTGCAAAGAGCCGTGGGGCAAGGCGGGGCCTGGCGGCAAACCTTGGCGCAGTCACAAAGAAGTTGGCAACTGTTTCATGAAGTCATTG GGCTGGACCAACAAGGAGATGTTAAAGGAACTGGACCAAGATAATCCAGTTACTCCAGCCGAGAAGAATACATTCCGCAAATCGAGAACCAATCATAAGCAACAGCCAAAGCCTCAACGGTGCTGTGAACGTTGCACTTGTACTTGCCCCGCCATGAATAGCCCACAGAAGccagtggtggtggtgggtcCCAAAAAGGTTTCTAGCTGCCCATCGCCACCCAAAGTGGTAATGCATCATCACCTCAAGCCGCAGGAATGCGGCAAAACGGTGAAACTATGTCCACGAATGGGACGTGCCGCCCATTGTCCAGGCAGCAATGGTGCCACTAGCACAGCTACTCCCGATGCCAGCACGGCAGACAACAATGGCAATGGCGGCGGAGTGGAGCTAGTGCCTCTGCTGGCCCGACGACGCGGCCTTCATCGACCCATTAGCCTGTCCAGTACGGACGTTACCAAGAGGACACCGTCGCATGATAGGTATGCATCCAAACACCCGAACAAGATCAAGTGCATCAACAGCATCATCAAGAACATCAGCCACATGAAGCGGTTGCCCAAGTTGCCATGCTGCCATGGCAACAATTGCCCCACAGCCACTTTCAATGCGGGCTGCTGCCTCAAGCGGCTCATCGTGCACATACGTTAG
- the LOC6648178 gene encoding uridine phosphorylase 1: protein MVEKKGRFRSKQKVMTSAPRRRNVSHLQGGVGLLTQQASQMSNNLFIARRSSGLMSGSLEDRQSGRNLVRLSNPRISQIKNDRLYHLGLDTSNTNMPNEFGEIKFVVIGESAGQMEEFARLLAKDISQSKVNNVENLARGGDSPYVMYKVEDVLILSHSLGAPSISILLNELIKLMHHAHCNSMTFIRIGQSGGVGVRPGTVIVSEQVFDAQLRNSHEVVVMGKPRLWPTKLDGQLAKELTEMNIPASDGFEAIAGHTMSTNDFYEGQFRLDGAFADYNEVDKQVFLSQLVEKGIRNIEMESTAFAAITHKANIRSAIVCVTNLNRLNGDTITATKEQLDAWDRRPQKLVSRYIQQNLNMPSSTTKVNFGPNSRNSQ, encoded by the exons ATGGTCGAGAAAAAAGGCCGTTTTCGGTCCAAGCAAAAAGTCATGACATCTGCTCCAAGGCGACGCAATGTCAGTCATCTGCAGG GTGGTGTGGGACTATTGACTCAGCAGGCCAGTCAAATGAGTAACAATTTGTTCATAGCCCGTCGCTCGAGTGGCTTAATGTCCGGATCTTTGGAGGATAGACAATCGGGTAGAAACCTTGTACGTCTCTCTAATCCACGAATTTCACAGATAAAAAATGATCGTCTTTATCATCTGGGCTTGGACACTTCAAATACCAATATGCCCAATGAATTTGGTGAAATTAAG TTTGTAGTCATTGGTGAATCTGCTGGTCAGATGGAGGAATTTGCCCGACTTTTAGCCAAAGATATATCACAGTCCAAGGTAAATAATGTCGAAAATCTGGCTCGTGGAGGTGATAGTCCCTATGTCATGTATAAAGTGGAGGATGTTTTGATATTAAGTCATAGTCTAGGTGCCCCATCCATTAGCATACTGCTGAATGAGCTCATTAAGCTTATGCATCATGCCCATTGTAATAGTATGACTTTTATACGAATTGGTCAAAGCGGAGGCGTGGGTGTACGGCCCGGAACAGTAATAGTTTCAGAGCAAGTGTTTGATGCACAATTACGTAATTCCCATGAAGTG GTAGTGATGGGTAAGCCACGGCTCTGGCCCACCAAACTAGATGGGCAACTGGCAAAAGAGCTCACAGAGATGAATATACCCGCTAGTGATGGTTTCGAGGCAATTGCTGGCCATACCATGTCAACCAATGATTTCTATGAGGGTCAATTTCGTTTAGATGGAGCCTTTGCCGATTACAATGAGGTCGATAAGCAAGTGTTTCTCTCGCAATTGGTCGAGAAGGGTATCAGGAATATTGAAATGGAGAGCACGGCATTTGCTGCCATCACCCACAAGGCCAATATCCGTAGTGCCATTGTGTGTGTGACCAATTTGAATCGCCTTAACGGAGATACG ATAACAGCAACTAAAGAACAACTCGATGCCTGGGATAGACGACCCCAGAAGCTTGTCTCTCGGTacatacaacaaaatttaaatatgccCAGCAGCACAACCAAAGTCAACTTTGGTCCGAATTCAAGAAACTCTCAATAA
- the LOC124460354 gene encoding period circadian protein-like, with the protein MKVVFILAVAIVAINLDVSFAASTTGGSGTGTTGTGTGTGTGTGTGTGTGTGTETTTTTTTTTTEAPTTTTTTTVKTPTTKKRVHRRKRRIIIIRKIHRKREAAKRG; encoded by the coding sequence ATGAAGGTAGTCTTTATACTAGCTGTGGCTATTGTGGCCATCAATTTGGATGTAAGTTTTGCGGCTTCAACTACTGGTGGATCAGGCACCGGAACAACTGGAACCGGTACTGGAACAGGCACAGGAACAGGTACTGGAACTGGTACTGGAACTGGCACTGAAACAACTACAACCaccacaacaacgacaacagaggcacccacaacaacaacaaccacaactgTAAAGACACCAACAACTAAGAAACGTGTACATCGTCGCAAGCGTCGCATAATCATTATCCGTAAGATTCACCGTAAACGTGAAGCCGCCAAACGAGGTTAA